The following coding sequences are from one Phenylobacterium glaciei window:
- a CDS encoding penicillin-binding protein activator LpoB: MRNPSTTIGLLAVLGLAAAGPALAAPKLKPQGSATVYRDTTTSDGVKGIGTESQDIVSMADAMFRDLLNVPELMNRPTPPRIIVDPKYFRNESSEIIDKALITDRIRVNLLRAAGGRMRFIGREYAGAVEEERALKDAGKVDVGTTGRTRAQAGADYRLVGRIGTRDAIDTRTGTTSRFSQYTFELLDMEYGEIIWSNLYEFKKENRDDVVYR; this comes from the coding sequence ATGCGCAATCCATCCACCACCATCGGCCTGCTTGCTGTGCTCGGCCTCGCGGCGGCAGGGCCGGCGCTCGCCGCGCCGAAGCTGAAGCCACAGGGCTCGGCCACGGTCTACCGCGACACCACCACCTCCGACGGGGTGAAGGGGATCGGCACCGAGAGCCAGGACATCGTGTCCATGGCCGACGCCATGTTCCGCGATCTGCTGAACGTGCCGGAACTGATGAACCGTCCGACACCGCCGCGGATCATCGTCGACCCGAAGTACTTCCGGAATGAGAGCTCCGAGATCATCGACAAGGCCCTGATCACCGACCGCATCCGGGTCAACCTGCTGCGCGCCGCCGGCGGCCGCATGCGCTTCATCGGCCGCGAATACGCCGGCGCGGTGGAAGAGGAACGCGCCCTGAAGGACGCCGGCAAGGTGGACGTCGGCACCACGGGCCGCACCCGCGCCCAGGCCGGCGCGGACTACCGCCTGGTGGGCCGCATCGGCACCCGCGACGCCATCGACACCCGCACGGGCACGACCTCGCGGTTCAGCCAGTACACCTTCGAGCTGCTCGACATGGAGTACGGCGAGATCATCTGGTCGAACCTGTACGAGTTCAAGAAAGAGAACCGCGACGACGTCGTCTACCGCTAG